Proteins from a single region of Weeksella virosa DSM 16922:
- a CDS encoding T9SS type A sorting domain-containing protein, protein MKKKFTNYLVAFLLPVAAFGQTIVSTTAENKKVVLEEFTGVKCGYCPDGHAIAKAIQEANPGKVFLINIHQGGYANATPDFRTPYGNAIANQSGLNGYPSGTVNRHVFTNPAPMTAGGTALSRGGWTSASNQILSQPSYVNLGMEASLNVSTRELVVHVEAYYTGDSPVSTNKLNIAVLQNNTKGPQAGGGQGSNYIHMHRLIDLITGQWGEEITTTKAGSFVDRTFTVTLPEAHNNVPIVPDDIELVAFIAEGNQEIMTGAGTIPDFTGIAKANEIEVNSIETILPNCLGKINPVIGIKNNGQNTLTSLPITYKINGETHTYTWTGELKALNRTTIELPETPFTVIDNNSVEIILPDDEDNSNNTISTSFLKAKESSNSLTLTLSTDQYGIETSWKILNSAGTVVYEGKNYGNNQTYTIPIELEGVDCFQFQLIDSYGDGGKSVKLVDHNGVVLYQTIGNYGKGATVNFSTDGTMSTTEFGKNGLEVYPNPSTGIVHVELKTKSQIEVMDMAGRKLYTKDHNSGKATLDLSGFGKGTYVVKINDGTSISTRKVIIK, encoded by the coding sequence ATGAAAAAAAAATTTACAAACTACTTGGTAGCATTTTTGTTACCTGTGGCAGCTTTTGGGCAAACGATTGTTAGTACCACAGCCGAAAATAAGAAAGTTGTCTTAGAAGAATTCACAGGTGTTAAGTGTGGGTATTGTCCCGATGGGCATGCAATTGCAAAAGCTATACAAGAAGCGAATCCAGGAAAAGTATTTTTGATCAATATACACCAGGGAGGTTATGCGAATGCTACGCCCGATTTTAGAACACCGTACGGAAATGCGATAGCAAACCAAAGTGGATTAAATGGATATCCTTCGGGGACAGTTAATCGTCATGTATTTACGAATCCAGCTCCGATGACCGCAGGTGGCACAGCACTAAGTAGAGGTGGATGGACTTCTGCTTCGAATCAGATCCTGTCTCAACCTTCTTATGTGAATTTGGGTATGGAAGCCTCATTGAATGTAAGTACACGTGAACTGGTGGTGCATGTAGAAGCTTATTATACCGGAGATAGTCCTGTGTCGACGAATAAACTGAACATTGCAGTTTTGCAAAATAATACCAAAGGACCACAAGCAGGTGGAGGACAAGGCAGTAATTACATACACATGCATCGTTTAATTGATTTGATTACAGGACAATGGGGAGAGGAAATCACTACTACCAAGGCAGGCTCTTTTGTCGATAGAACCTTTACAGTAACTTTACCAGAAGCACATAATAATGTTCCTATTGTGCCAGATGATATCGAGTTGGTTGCGTTTATAGCAGAAGGAAATCAAGAGATTATGACTGGTGCAGGAACAATACCAGATTTCACAGGAATCGCTAAAGCAAATGAAATTGAGGTAAACTCTATCGAAACTATTTTACCAAATTGTCTAGGAAAAATAAATCCAGTTATCGGAATTAAAAACAACGGACAAAATACCTTGACATCATTGCCTATTACGTACAAAATCAATGGAGAAACCCATACGTATACATGGACAGGTGAATTAAAAGCATTGAATCGTACGACAATAGAATTGCCTGAAACACCTTTTACGGTTATCGATAATAATTCAGTTGAAATTATTTTACCAGACGATGAAGACAACTCGAACAACACGATCAGTACAAGCTTCTTAAAAGCGAAAGAGTCATCTAATTCATTAACTTTAACTTTGAGTACAGATCAATACGGGATAGAAACGTCTTGGAAGATTCTAAATTCTGCTGGTACGGTTGTGTACGAAGGAAAAAACTATGGTAATAATCAAACTTATACTATTCCGATTGAGTTAGAAGGTGTAGATTGTTTCCAGTTTCAATTAATAGATTCGTACGGAGATGGAGGGAAATCAGTGAAATTAGTCGACCATAACGGCGTAGTTTTATATCAAACAATTGGTAATTACGGGAAAGGAGCAACGGTAAATTTCTCTACAGACGGGACAATGTCTACGACAGAATTTGGCAAAAATGGTTTAGAGGTTTATCCAAATCCATCGACCGGAATAGTACATGTTGAGCTGAAAACGAAATCGCAAATAGAAGTGATGGATATGGCAGGACGTAAACTATACACCAAAGACCACAACTCGGGCAAAGCGACACTAGATTTGAGTGGTTTCGGAAAAGGAACCTATGTAGTGAAAATCAACGATGGCACATCTATTTCGACCAGAAAAGTCATCATTAAATAA
- a CDS encoding DUF6029 family protein, with translation MKKSLILLSLVFPTLSLLAQVDLGPGSLTGSIESTGQWYQDDKDLNFEQPDDPFRSNNYIKFDYTLGKFSAGMQYEAYLPSALLGYSEKLNDNKIATYYFRYKGDKVDVTAGNFYDQFGSGLVYRSWEDRQIGINNSMRGVRVAYTPNDFTTLKGIVGNQRIGFETSAGTIGGLDLETNLLRMFNSESNSTLNLGLSYVGQHESYTGAIEDFPQNASNFSTRLGYSGSSGFYGNVEYIHKGEQPVLSAGVPSEKYYDGNALLINTGYSTRGFGVNATFRRMENMGMYAERALSEPSANVYNEGIVNYIPALTRQHDYLLTNIYVYQAQPNINFEKEEAGEIGGQLDLYYNFKKGSALGGKYGTKLAVNASYWNGLNANFDGDYYGTKYFDFGKKFFHDVNFEINKKWTDKFSMIFTYANIYYNKGIVEGGNYSSILSNVVVGDFLYKLNPKNSVRFELQHLQTKRDRKNWAAALVEYNFNYNWNFYLSDTYNYGNDDKDKRFHYYSVGGSYSKESTRVSLNYGRQRGGLICVGGVCRFVPENTGLTVSLYQSF, from the coding sequence ATGAAAAAATCTCTAATTTTATTATCGCTGGTTTTCCCAACGTTATCTCTATTGGCACAAGTTGATCTTGGACCAGGTTCGCTGACCGGGAGCATAGAGTCTACAGGACAATGGTATCAAGACGATAAAGACCTTAATTTCGAGCAACCCGACGATCCTTTTCGGTCTAATAATTATATCAAATTCGACTATACTTTAGGTAAATTTTCGGCAGGTATGCAATATGAGGCTTATTTACCTTCTGCTTTGTTGGGTTATTCAGAAAAATTAAATGATAATAAAATAGCCACGTATTATTTCCGGTACAAAGGCGATAAGGTAGACGTAACAGCAGGTAATTTCTACGATCAATTCGGTAGTGGTTTAGTCTACCGTAGTTGGGAAGATCGACAAATTGGGATCAATAACAGCATGCGAGGAGTTCGCGTGGCGTATACACCAAATGATTTCACAACCTTGAAGGGTATTGTCGGTAATCAACGCATTGGTTTCGAAACCTCTGCCGGAACAATTGGTGGATTGGATTTGGAGACGAATCTTTTACGCATGTTCAACTCAGAATCAAACAGCACTCTGAACTTAGGATTAAGCTACGTCGGACAACATGAATCGTATACAGGAGCTATAGAAGATTTCCCGCAAAACGCCAGTAACTTTTCTACCCGTTTAGGTTACTCAGGAAGCAGTGGTTTTTACGGTAACGTAGAATACATTCACAAAGGAGAACAGCCGGTTTTATCAGCTGGTGTACCCTCTGAAAAATATTACGACGGAAATGCTTTATTGATAAATACAGGTTACTCTACTCGTGGTTTTGGTGTAAATGCAACCTTCCGACGTATGGAGAATATGGGAATGTACGCTGAGCGTGCTTTGAGTGAACCCTCTGCGAATGTGTACAACGAAGGAATCGTGAATTATATCCCGGCACTTACCAGACAACACGACTATTTGTTGACCAACATTTATGTCTATCAAGCACAACCGAATATCAATTTCGAGAAAGAAGAAGCTGGTGAAATCGGTGGGCAACTCGATTTGTATTACAACTTTAAGAAAGGAAGTGCACTTGGTGGAAAGTACGGAACAAAATTAGCCGTCAATGCATCATACTGGAATGGGTTGAATGCAAATTTTGATGGCGATTATTACGGTACAAAATATTTTGATTTTGGAAAAAAATTCTTTCACGATGTCAATTTCGAAATCAATAAAAAATGGACAGATAAATTTTCGATGATTTTCACGTATGCCAATATCTATTACAACAAAGGAATTGTAGAAGGTGGAAATTATTCATCTATTCTATCGAATGTCGTGGTCGGAGATTTCTTGTACAAACTCAACCCGAAAAATTCGGTTCGATTCGAGTTGCAACACCTTCAGACCAAACGCGATCGAAAAAACTGGGCGGCAGCTTTGGTAGAATATAATTTTAATTATAATTGGAATTTTTATCTGTCTGACACCTATAATTATGGGAATGACGACAAAGACAAACGCTTTCATTATTACAGTGTAGGAGGAAGTTACTCGAAAGAATCAACTCGTGTTTCCTTAAATTACGGACGTCAACGTGGAGGATTGATTTGTGTAGGAGGTGTTTGTCGTTTCGTACCAGAAAATACAGGACTTACCGTTTCGTTATATCAATCATTCTAA